A genomic window from Methanobacterium sp. BRmetb2 includes:
- the tsaA gene encoding tRNA (N6-threonylcarbamoyladenosine(37)-N6)-methyltransferase TrmO produces MDIINYKPIGIIYSPFKDLKGMPIQPVGAKGIKGEIVIEEEFTDGLKDLDGFSHIILIYHLHMCRSHSLTVKPFLDTVERGIFATRAPKRPNPLGISVVKLDKVEGNKIYISNVDILDGTPLLDIKPYIPHFDRSEDEEVCVGWFEDKHHEASNKKSDGRFLDSD; encoded by the coding sequence ATGGATATTATAAATTACAAACCAATAGGAATCATTTATTCTCCATTCAAAGATCTTAAAGGCATGCCTATACAACCTGTAGGGGCTAAAGGAATAAAAGGAGAAATCGTAATAGAAGAAGAATTTACGGATGGATTAAAAGATTTAGATGGATTTTCACATATAATTCTAATTTATCATTTGCATATGTGTCGTTCACATTCTTTAACGGTTAAACCATTTTTAGATACTGTTGAAAGAGGAATTTTTGCTACTAGAGCTCCAAAACGTCCTAATCCACTTGGAATTTCAGTCGTAAAGTTAGATAAAGTTGAAGGTAATAAAATCTACATATCCAATGTGGATATTTTAGATGGTACTCCACTTCTCGATATAAAACCGTATATTCCTCACTTTGATAGAAGTGAAGATGAAGAAGTATGTGTAGGTTGGTTTGAAGATAAACATCACGAAGCTTCTAATAAAAAATCTGATGGACGTTTCCTTGATTCCGACTAA
- a CDS encoding DNA-binding protein: MQDDDIFKMAFITAIIGVVGMIIFSNYILPREIEIIDIDKGMLDEEVSLEGYVSKLEKSKNSNTYFLEIIDNTGKISAVIFEKTVIEIEKGNFTVKSLKNRRIKIVGTVTQYNGDMEIILKDAKSIKIIA, encoded by the coding sequence ATGCAAGATGATGATATTTTTAAAATGGCCTTTATAACAGCCATTATTGGTGTAGTAGGAATGATAATTTTTTCAAATTACATTTTACCTCGAGAAATTGAGATTATAGATATTGATAAGGGCATGTTGGATGAAGAAGTTTCATTAGAGGGATATGTATCAAAATTGGAAAAATCAAAAAACAGCAACACCTATTTTTTAGAAATAATTGATAATACTGGCAAAATTAGTGCAGTAATCTTTGAAAAGACTGTAATAGAAATTGAAAAAGGTAATTTCACTGTAAAATCGTTGAAAAATCGTCGAATAAAGATTGTTGGAACAGTTACGCAGTATAATGGCGATATGGAAATTATACTAAAAGATGCTAAATCTATTAAAATAATAGCTTAA
- a CDS encoding molybdopterin biosynthesis protein MoeB: MPKRYEGMAYWEMISRQMGILTKKDQLKLKKSRVTVIGCGGIGGAAIEMLCRMGIGNLRIVDKDSFDVSNINRQIMSSFYTVGKSKIKITEEIAKSINPFINLEAVETELNDGNVEEIIKNSDIIIDALDNLISRIIVSRSALDLDIPFIHGAIHGTMGQITTFTSETPNYEETFKLPSSNKDLDANVVSEVEKLNKDVPPVIASVPNIVGCLQAFESLKLITGRGKPVFAPKVLNFDLLREEPFSMINHGDK, translated from the coding sequence ATGCCTAAAAGATATGAGGGAATGGCTTACTGGGAAATGATCAGCAGACAAATGGGTATATTAACCAAAAAAGACCAGCTAAAATTAAAAAAATCTCGTGTAACAGTTATTGGATGCGGAGGTATTGGTGGAGCTGCTATTGAAATGCTCTGTCGAATGGGAATAGGTAATCTTAGAATAGTGGACAAAGATTCTTTTGATGTTTCAAATATAAATCGACAAATTATGAGTAGTTTTTACACTGTAGGTAAATCTAAGATTAAAATTACAGAGGAAATTGCCAAATCCATAAACCCTTTTATAAATTTAGAGGCTGTTGAAACCGAATTAAATGATGGAAACGTAGAGGAAATCATTAAAAATAGTGATATTATCATAGATGCTCTGGATAATCTTATTAGCAGGATTATAGTAAGTAGATCTGCCTTAGATTTAGACATTCCCTTCATTCATGGAGCAATACATGGAACGATGGGTCAGATCACCACTTTTACCAGTGAAACTCCAAATTATGAGGAAACATTTAAATTGCCCTCTTCAAATAAAGATTTAGATGCAAATGTGGTTTCAGAAGTTGAAAAATTAAATAAAGATGTTCCACCAGTTATTGCATCTGTTCCTAACATCGTTGGATGTTTACAGGCTTTTGAGTCTTTAAAATTAATTACGGGGAGAGGTAAGCCTGTTTTTGCTCCTAAAGTTCTAAATTTTGATCTATTAAGAGAAGAACCATTCTCTATGATTAACCATGGAGATAAATAA
- a CDS encoding dolichyl-phosphate mannose synthase, whose product MRIITIIPAYNEEKFIKKVVECSKKHSDVVVVDDGSNDNTSQIAEDAGAVVLTHPKNLGKGAAIKTGLKFILESSYDIIVFIDGDGQHDPSYIPQFTSAMDDAQIVIGSRFKGKFPDNMPFQRKLANQLTTGIIRYVTGYEITDSQSGFRSISADILNLFIDIKYNDYVFESEMLYKASKNNIKLKEIKIACDYGTEKSYVTLKNALNYVIFIIIHLLMKFKGRFDL is encoded by the coding sequence ATGAGAATAATCACCATAATTCCTGCATACAACGAAGAAAAATTCATTAAAAAAGTTGTGGAATGTTCTAAAAAACATTCAGACGTTGTTGTAGTGGATGATGGTTCAAATGATAATACTAGTCAGATAGCTGAGGATGCAGGAGCCGTTGTATTAACACACCCGAAAAATTTAGGTAAAGGTGCAGCCATCAAAACTGGACTTAAATTTATATTGGAAAGTAGTTATGATATTATCGTATTTATTGATGGAGATGGACAGCACGATCCTTCGTATATCCCCCAATTTACATCTGCTATGGATGATGCGCAAATAGTTATAGGTTCTAGATTTAAGGGAAAATTTCCAGATAATATGCCCTTCCAACGCAAACTGGCAAATCAGTTAACAACGGGAATAATAAGATATGTTACGGGATATGAAATAACTGATAGTCAAAGTGGTTTTAGATCAATTTCAGCAGATATATTAAATCTTTTTATTGATATAAAATATAATGATTATGTATTCGAATCTGAAATGCTCTACAAAGCATCAAAAAATAATATAAAACTTAAAGAGATAAAAATAGCTTGCGATTATGGTACAGAAAAGTCATATGTCACGCTTAAAAATGCCTTGAATTACGTGATTTTCATCATAATACATTTGCTAATGAAATTTAAAGGGAGATTCGATCTTTGA
- a CDS encoding inosine-5-monophosphate dehydrogenase, protein MIKKLVAQDVMITDIHVSSPDDLVAAAKLKMVRCNIGAVPIVGQKKLVGLLTHRDVLLAGSEALGLKVEDLMSKELIVVNKNTPIGEIAKIMANTGFQRIPVVENGNLVGLITQSTIIKAFADYLD, encoded by the coding sequence ATGATTAAGAAACTAGTTGCCCAGGACGTGATGATTACAGATATTCATGTAAGCTCACCAGATGACCTGGTTGCTGCTGCTAAATTAAAAATGGTGCGTTGTAACATCGGAGCTGTCCCCATAGTGGGCCAAAAAAAGCTTGTTGGCCTTTTAACACATCGCGATGTTTTACTCGCAGGAAGTGAAGCCCTTGGGCTTAAAGTTGAGGATCTGATGAGTAAAGAACTTATTGTAGTGAACAAAAACACCCCAATTGGTGAAATCGCAAAGATTATGGCCAACACTGGTTTTCAAAGAATTCCTGTGGTGGAAAATGGGAATTTAGTAGGATTAATAACCCAAAGTACCATAATAAAAGCATTTGCAGATTATCTGGATTAG
- a CDS encoding DNA ligase, whose translation MNYKELVDVYEALESTTKRLEKTAILADFYKSLDDEKLPMITMMTLGKVFPSWSEEEIGVGSKLLMKSIATIVGVSVDDVEDKFRDTGDLGIATEELYKKRSQITFFSQPLTIEKVYNNIRRMANISGNRAQSKKIDSLLELFSLASPREAKYIARTVIEELRVGVGEGTIRDALAESFKVDKDVVERAHMLTNDLGLVAQVAYREGEDGLKKLTLKPGKPVKPMLAQLAEGIEASINDIGGAYCETKYDGIRVQIHRKGDEILIFTRRLENIGNAVPDIRGYIDKSLPKHDFIVEGEIIVTKDGKPISFQYILQRIRRKYEIEKVMEKVPLTLYLFDVLFYEKPLIDEPFEKRRQILEDIVTVDGHKIELSRQVKVTPENIQDAVDLFNISIEQGHEGIMIKDPTAPYIPGIRGKKMLKFKAEPETLDLVVVGGTYGRGKRAHFIGSYLLALKDGDDLKTIAHVATGLDDKTLLELSEKMGKLFINKKGRQVEVVPKIVLEVAYSEIVKSPEYESGYSLRFPVVKGIREDKGVEDIDTLERVDSMFKMANVK comes from the coding sequence ATGAATTATAAAGAACTTGTGGATGTTTATGAAGCATTAGAATCCACTACTAAGCGATTGGAAAAAACAGCCATTCTTGCAGATTTTTATAAAAGTCTGGATGATGAAAAACTTCCCATGATTACTATGATGACTTTAGGGAAGGTTTTCCCTTCATGGAGTGAAGAAGAAATAGGGGTCGGCTCAAAACTTCTCATGAAATCTATAGCTACTATTGTAGGTGTTTCTGTTGATGATGTTGAAGATAAATTTCGGGACACTGGCGACTTGGGAATTGCTACTGAGGAACTTTACAAAAAAAGATCACAGATCACTTTTTTTTCACAACCACTAACCATAGAGAAGGTATACAATAATATAAGGAGAATGGCAAACATATCTGGAAACAGAGCGCAATCAAAAAAAATTGATAGTTTACTGGAACTTTTTTCTTTAGCATCTCCAAGAGAGGCTAAATATATTGCTAGAACAGTTATTGAAGAGCTAAGAGTTGGTGTGGGGGAAGGAACTATACGGGATGCTCTTGCTGAATCATTTAAGGTAGACAAGGATGTGGTTGAAAGAGCACACATGCTCACCAATGACCTGGGACTTGTGGCCCAGGTGGCTTACAGAGAAGGTGAAGATGGCCTTAAAAAATTAACTTTAAAACCTGGCAAACCAGTTAAACCAATGCTGGCACAGCTTGCAGAAGGAATTGAGGCAAGTATTAATGATATTGGTGGAGCATATTGTGAAACCAAATATGATGGTATCCGCGTCCAAATCCACCGTAAAGGCGATGAAATTTTAATCTTCACCCGTAGACTTGAAAATATTGGAAATGCAGTTCCAGATATAAGAGGATATATAGATAAATCATTACCAAAACATGATTTTATAGTGGAAGGAGAAATAATTGTCACCAAGGATGGAAAACCAATTTCATTCCAGTATATTCTTCAACGTATCCGGAGAAAGTATGAAATTGAAAAAGTAATGGAAAAAGTCCCTTTAACTTTGTATCTATTTGATGTTCTGTTTTATGAAAAACCACTTATTGATGAACCCTTTGAAAAACGCCGCCAAATTCTTGAAGATATCGTTACAGTTGACGGGCATAAAATTGAGCTTAGCCGCCAGGTTAAAGTGACCCCTGAAAACATTCAAGACGCAGTTGACCTTTTCAATATATCTATTGAACAGGGACACGAAGGGATCATGATAAAGGATCCTACTGCTCCATATATACCTGGTATTCGTGGTAAAAAGATGCTTAAATTTAAGGCCGAACCTGAAACCCTTGATCTGGTAGTGGTGGGAGGTACCTACGGCCGTGGTAAACGGGCCCATTTTATTGGTTCTTATCTTCTGGCTTTAAAAGATGGTGATGATCTTAAAACTATTGCTCATGTAGCAACTGGTTTGGATGATAAAACTCTTTTAGAGTTATCTGAAAAAATGGGAAAACTTTTCATAAATAAAAAAGGAAGGCAAGTTGAAGTTGTCCCTAAAATCGTTCTGGAAGTTGCTTACAGCGAAATAGTCAAAAGCCCAGAATATGAAAGTGGATATTCGCTAAGATTCCCCGTAGTTAAAGGAATAAGGGAAGATAAGGGTGTTGAAGATATTGATACCCTGGAAAGAGTTGATTCCATGTTTAAAATGGCTAATGTTAAATAA
- the nifH gene encoding nitrogenase iron protein → MVRKIAIYGKGGIGKSTTQQNTAAAMAHFHDKNVMIHGCDPKADSTRLILGGTMQTTMMDTLREEGEEACTPENVIETGYKGIKCVESGGPEPGVGCAGRGVITAITLMEMYGVYEDNLDFVFFDVLGDVVCGGFAMPVRDGKAEEIYIVASGEMMALYAANNICKGMVKYAEQSGVRLGGIICNSRKVDGEHELLEEFCEKIGTQMIYFVPRDNIVQKAEFNKKSVIEFDDTCNQALEYKTLADKIINNKNFVIPTPMTMEEMEELVVKYGMMD, encoded by the coding sequence ATGGTTAGAAAAATAGCAATTTATGGAAAGGGCGGAATCGGAAAATCCACAACCCAACAGAACACCGCAGCCGCAATGGCTCATTTTCACGATAAAAACGTTATGATACATGGTTGTGATCCTAAAGCAGATAGTACAAGACTGATTCTTGGTGGAACTATGCAAACCACCATGATGGACACCTTAAGAGAGGAAGGTGAAGAAGCTTGTACCCCTGAAAATGTGATTGAAACCGGTTACAAAGGAATAAAATGTGTAGAATCCGGTGGTCCAGAACCAGGTGTAGGATGCGCAGGAAGAGGTGTTATTACAGCCATAACTCTCATGGAAATGTACGGAGTTTACGAAGACAATCTGGATTTCGTTTTCTTTGATGTACTAGGTGACGTTGTATGTGGTGGATTTGCCATGCCTGTAAGAGACGGTAAAGCAGAAGAAATATATATAGTAGCTTCAGGAGAAATGATGGCACTATACGCTGCTAATAATATCTGTAAAGGTATGGTAAAATATGCAGAACAAAGCGGAGTTAGATTAGGCGGAATAATATGTAACAGCCGTAAGGTAGATGGTGAACATGAATTACTGGAAGAATTCTGCGAAAAAATTGGAACACAGATGATTTACTTTGTTCCAAGAGATAATATCGTACAAAAGGCAGAGTTCAATAAAAAATCAGTGATAGAATTTGATGATACATGTAATCAGGCCTTAGAATACAAGACATTAGCTGATAAAATTATTAACAATAAAAATTTTGTAATCCCTACTCCCATGACCATGGAAGAAATGGAAGAATTGGTAGTCAAATACGGTATGATGGATTAA
- the glnA gene encoding type I glutamate--ammonia ligase: MPDKIGQVIENIEKCGTKFVRLQFVDIHGTPKNMAVPLVKSEDIEDIIKDGLLFDGSSIEGFVDINNSDLVIKPDPDTFSTLPWRPEEKGVCRFICDIYWPDGTPFEGDPRYILKKALAKAEKKGYEYNVGPEPEFFIIGEDEEGNIVPHDSGVYFDVEPVDQGTDVRRELVLGLEELKFDIEVSHHEVGPGQHEIDFKFDNAMKTADAVITFKQAIKAIVAKLGYMVTFMPKPFFGVNGSGMHCHQSLFKDGKNIFFDPDTENQLSEEALYFVGGLLKHSKALSAVVAPSVNSYKRLVPGYEAPVYIAYGLRNRSTLVRVPASRGNGTRVEFRCPDPSCNPYLAFAAMLEAGMDGIKNKVHPGDPTEIDVFDLNSNEVAGMGIETLPSSLWEAYHALEKDDIVKSSLGDHIYDQFMDLKREEWDDYRIQVFQYELDRYLTI, from the coding sequence TTGCCAGATAAAATCGGACAAGTAATTGAAAATATAGAAAAATGCGGTACTAAATTTGTAAGGCTGCAATTTGTGGATATACACGGAACTCCAAAAAACATGGCTGTTCCCCTGGTTAAATCAGAAGATATAGAAGATATAATAAAAGATGGGCTATTATTCGACGGTTCGTCCATTGAAGGTTTTGTAGATATAAATAATAGTGATCTCGTAATCAAACCAGACCCAGACACTTTCTCCACATTACCTTGGAGACCAGAAGAAAAAGGTGTTTGTCGGTTTATATGTGATATTTACTGGCCTGATGGAACTCCGTTTGAAGGAGACCCCCGGTATATATTAAAAAAAGCTTTAGCTAAAGCTGAGAAAAAAGGTTATGAATACAATGTTGGACCAGAACCAGAATTTTTCATTATAGGTGAAGATGAAGAAGGCAACATTGTACCTCATGATTCAGGTGTTTATTTTGATGTTGAACCTGTAGATCAAGGAACTGACGTTAGAAGAGAACTGGTTTTAGGATTAGAAGAACTTAAATTTGATATAGAAGTAAGTCACCACGAAGTAGGTCCTGGTCAGCATGAAATAGACTTTAAATTTGATAATGCAATGAAAACTGCTGATGCAGTTATAACATTTAAACAAGCCATAAAAGCCATTGTAGCTAAACTTGGATATATGGTAACCTTTATGCCAAAACCATTCTTTGGAGTAAATGGTAGTGGAATGCACTGCCACCAGAGTTTATTCAAAGACGGTAAGAACATTTTCTTTGACCCAGACACAGAAAACCAATTATCAGAAGAAGCATTATACTTTGTAGGAGGACTTCTAAAACACTCCAAAGCATTATCCGCTGTAGTTGCACCATCAGTAAACTCATACAAAAGACTAGTTCCTGGATACGAAGCTCCAGTATACATAGCATATGGTTTAAGAAACAGATCTACTCTAGTAAGAGTCCCTGCCTCCAGAGGTAACGGAACTAGAGTTGAATTCAGATGTCCTGACCCATCATGTAACCCTTACCTTGCATTCGCAGCCATGCTCGAAGCAGGTATGGACGGTATTAAAAATAAAGTCCATCCTGGAGATCCAACAGAAATTGATGTATTTGACTTAAATTCAAACGAAGTTGCTGGTATGGGAATCGAAACATTACCTTCCAGCTTATGGGAAGCATATCATGCTCTGGAAAAGGATGATATAGTTAAATCCTCATTGGGAGACCACATATACGATCAATTCATGGATTTGAAGAGAGAAGAATGGGATGACTACAGAATACAAGTATTCCAGTATGAATTAGACCGATACTTGACCATATAA
- a CDS encoding nitrogen fixation protein NifHD has translation MKEIIAIIRPKMMIKTKEVLDSLGFPAMTAQRVMGRGKQKAIIQEVSFDIEKTELLEEEGSMRYIPKRMITLVVPDEDFNLVVETIMKINCTGKIGDGKIFVCPLDEAIRVRTEERGQKALV, from the coding sequence ATGAAAGAAATTATTGCCATTATAAGACCAAAAATGATGATAAAAACCAAAGAAGTCCTGGATTCACTAGGATTCCCCGCCATGACAGCTCAGCGAGTCATGGGACGAGGAAAGCAAAAAGCAATCATTCAAGAGGTCAGTTTTGATATAGAAAAAACAGAACTTCTGGAAGAAGAAGGATCTATGAGATACATACCCAAAAGAATGATTACCCTTGTAGTACCAGATGAAGACTTCAATCTGGTAGTGGAAACCATTATGAAAATTAATTGTACTGGAAAGATTGGCGATGGAAAAATATTTGTATGCCCTCTGGATGAGGCTATTCGTGTGAGAACTGAAGAAAGAGGCCAAAAAGCACTGGTATAA
- the thiC gene encoding phosphomethylpyrimidine synthase gives MTQMDSAIKGKITREMQVIAEKENIDVHKIIKRVAKGHIAIPKNIKRDTIPLGVGKGLTTKINANLGSSSELEDIKLEVEKAKIAVDYGVDTIMDLSTGYDFKNVRKQVMDAVDVPIGTVPIYEAGVVASEKKGAVIHMDEDDMFQAIINQAKEGVDFMTVHCGITCETVEKLKRSNRLMGIVSRGGAFLTAWIMHNGEENPLYKNYDYLLEIAHEYDVTLSLGDGMRPGCLNDASDIPQIQELLILGDLVQRARDHGVQTMVEGPGHMPLDQIKSNMEIQKTVCKNAPFYVLGPIVTDMAPGYDHITSAIGGAIAASSGADFLCYVTPSEHLAIPDVEAVKEGVIASKIAAQAADVSLGLKNAWDNELNMSKARKNFDWEKQFELAFDHQKPKEYRKRKLVKTDDMCTMCGEFCALRLVRNDF, from the coding sequence TTGACTCAAATGGATTCAGCAATTAAAGGTAAAATAACCAGAGAAATGCAAGTTATTGCAGAAAAAGAAAATATTGACGTTCATAAAATTATTAAAAGAGTAGCTAAAGGTCATATTGCCATACCAAAGAATATAAAAAGAGATACAATTCCATTAGGTGTGGGAAAGGGATTAACAACCAAAATAAATGCTAATTTAGGATCTTCCTCAGAATTAGAAGATATTAAACTTGAAGTGGAGAAGGCAAAAATTGCTGTGGATTATGGTGTAGATACCATAATGGATTTGAGCACTGGATATGACTTTAAAAATGTCAGAAAACAAGTTATGGACGCGGTAGACGTTCCTATAGGAACAGTTCCTATTTATGAGGCGGGTGTTGTTGCTTCCGAAAAAAAAGGAGCAGTAATCCATATGGACGAAGACGACATGTTTCAGGCTATTATAAATCAGGCCAAGGAAGGTGTTGACTTCATGACAGTGCACTGTGGAATTACCTGTGAGACTGTTGAAAAATTAAAAAGATCCAATCGTCTTATGGGAATTGTAAGCCGAGGCGGGGCATTTTTAACTGCGTGGATTATGCACAATGGTGAAGAAAATCCATTATATAAAAATTATGACTATTTACTGGAAATAGCACATGAATATGATGTTACTCTGAGTTTAGGTGATGGCATGAGGCCGGGTTGTCTTAATGATGCTTCAGATATTCCTCAAATTCAAGAACTTCTGATTTTAGGTGACCTTGTTCAAAGAGCCCGAGATCATGGTGTTCAAACCATGGTAGAAGGACCAGGACACATGCCCTTAGATCAGATAAAATCCAACATGGAAATACAGAAAACTGTGTGTAAAAATGCTCCTTTCTATGTATTGGGCCCCATAGTAACTGACATGGCTCCAGGATATGATCATATAACTTCTGCTATTGGCGGTGCCATTGCTGCCAGTTCAGGGGCTGATTTTTTATGTTATGTAACGCCTTCTGAGCATCTGGCAATACCTGATGTGGAAGCAGTTAAAGAAGGGGTAATAGCATCTAAAATTGCTGCTCAAGCAGCAGATGTTTCATTAGGGCTTAAAAATGCATGGGATAATGAACTAAACATGTCTAAGGCTCGAAAAAATTTTGACTGGGAAAAACAATTTGAACTGGCTTTTGATCACCAAAAACCAAAAGAATATCGTAAAAGAAAATTAGTTAAAACTGATGACATGTGTACTATGTGCGGAGAATTCTGTGCATTGAGATTGGTTAGAAACGATTTTTAA
- a CDS encoding ferredoxin:glutaredoxin reductase yields the protein MNEEVNEEEVDHYYHKIKDNAEKYGYHLNPDVEFTKDLIKSILINKNRYGYGACPCRLASGKREEDLDIICPCDYRDPDLNEFDACYCGLYVSGPILKEEKELIPIPERRPTWEERQKNKIETKDLSKQTLSLPVWRCRVCGYLCARDEPPEICPICKVGKERFERFM from the coding sequence GTGAACGAAGAGGTTAACGAGGAAGAAGTTGACCATTATTACCATAAAATTAAAGATAATGCCGAAAAATATGGATATCACCTGAATCCCGATGTTGAATTTACTAAAGATCTAATAAAGAGCATATTAATAAATAAAAACAGATATGGCTATGGTGCATGTCCCTGTCGATTGGCATCTGGTAAGAGAGAAGAAGATTTAGATATAATCTGTCCCTGTGATTACCGGGACCCGGATCTTAATGAGTTTGATGCTTGTTATTGTGGTTTATATGTGTCTGGCCCAATACTTAAAGAGGAAAAAGAATTAATTCCTATACCAGAGCGAAGGCCTACCTGGGAAGAACGACAAAAAAATAAAATTGAAACTAAAGATCTATCAAAACAAACATTATCCCTACCTGTGTGGAGATGTAGAGTTTGTGGATACTTATGTGCCCGTGATGAACCCCCAGAAATATGTCCTATATGTAAGGTAGGAAAAGAACGATTTGAACGATTTATGTAA
- a CDS encoding NrdH-redoxin — MKLVHVKGFKKGDVILFALSTCGWCKKTRELLEDIGVDYSYVYVDLLEGSERKEALNHLKRWNPQLSLPTLILNQERIIIGFDKESILGALA, encoded by the coding sequence ATGAAATTGGTTCATGTAAAAGGTTTTAAAAAAGGTGATGTTATTCTTTTTGCTTTGAGTACTTGTGGATGGTGTAAGAAGACTCGGGAACTTCTCGAAGATATTGGGGTGGATTATAGCTATGTTTATGTTGATCTTCTGGAAGGAAGTGAAAGAAAAGAGGCCTTGAACCACTTAAAAAGGTGGAACCCACAACTTTCTTTACCTACATTGATCCTTAACCAGGAGAGAATCATAATTGGATTTGATAAAGAAAGCATATTGGGGGCTCTAGCGTGA
- a CDS encoding nitrogen fixation protein NifD gives MKMIRAIIRPDMTEQVVDSLADEGFVALTKMNVIGRGKQKGIHLDNIYYDEIPKTMLMLVADEDQTEKIVSIINEKAYTGNFGDGKVFISPVDESYTVRTRSKGL, from the coding sequence ATGAAGATGATAAGAGCAATTATAAGACCAGATATGACTGAACAAGTAGTAGATTCACTGGCAGATGAAGGATTCGTAGCTTTAACAAAAATGAACGTTATTGGAAGAGGTAAACAGAAAGGTATCCATTTAGATAACATCTACTATGATGAAATTCCAAAAACCATGCTAATGCTGGTGGCAGATGAAGATCAAACTGAGAAAATCGTCAGTATAATAAATGAAAAAGCATATACTGGAAATTTTGGAGATGGTAAAGTATTTATAAGTCCTGTAGATGAGTCTTATACTGTAAGAACAAGAAGTAAAGGATTATAA